Genomic segment of Desulfallas thermosapovorans DSM 6562:
TCCCGGTATGCTTAATAAATTAGAAGAGATTATATATAATATTATTAACCTTAATATACCACTTGGTTTTTTTGCTTTAAGCGTAATATCGGTTGTTATTATTATTTTAATTTTTCACTACATTAATAAAAGATTTTCTCCGGGTAATGTTTTTCTTCCAGGGCTAATTGTGGGTAAGGATAATAGGCTGAGCATATCCAAACTCCAGGGAGTCCTATGGACAATAGTCGCCATAATTTCCTACATAACCTTAAAGCTTATCAACGCTTATTGTTTAGTGCCCATGGAAACCCAAATACCACCCAACTTGCTTATACTTATGGGATTGAATTATACCACCCTTGTTTTGGCTAAAGGTATAACCGGTTATTCAGCCAATAAAGGTGGGATAAAAACAGTATCCACAAAAACTTCATTTGCGGATTTTTACACAACCGACGATGATAATAAGGTTGACTTGATGAAGTTCCAAATGCTAATTTGGACCATAGCAGCAGTAGTAGTCTATTTTGCCCATTTCTTTGCCCAGTTTCATGGCGATGTCAGCATAATCGGCTTTACCGGATATTGATAATTCCCTTTTATACTTAATGTTTATCGGACATGGCGCTTACCTGGGTGATAAGGTTGTCAATATAAATAAACCTAAAATATCAAGGGTTACGCCTTTGGTAATCAAACCCGATGAACCTTTCAACATAATAGGGCTGTTTGCTGAAAATGAAACTACCTTTACCATGAACAAAAACATGACCCTGGATATACTGGGTTGGAATACCTTGCCCAGCGGTCTTGCCAGTGCCCAGGTGTCCATCCCGGTAGGTAGCAAATTAAGTTCCACCCCGGTGGAGATAATAGCAACCACGCAAGGCAAAATAACTGATCCTTATTTTGTTGATGTTAAATTGCAGAACTTTAAAAATGGAATAATAGTTTAACGATATTTAGGATTATAACTTCCCGGCTTTAGTCTATGAAGATGAATTTACAGTGGAATTTACGGCATGACGGTAGATGTGGAAGCATAACGATAAAACAAGCAAGGCACTCTGCGGAATTGTAAAGTAGAGTGCCTTGCTTTATTATGATTGAATCCAAATTTTCCAGCCTCGTTATGCTCATAATCTTACAGACAAACTGGAATTTTAACCTCTGTTACTAATTTCATCAATTATTAATAATTTTGAACAACCTCAGGACAAAATATTTCTTGTACACGCGCTCGTTTATCATAAAGTGTTGTCACTCCCTCTCACTTTCCGCTTTACTCTCCACCGCACGATGTCGGCGATGAGCTCATAATCTATTGGCTTGCCAAGCGGTAGTTGAATCGTTCCTTTACTGGTCTTGTATCCTGCGAGCCGCTCCGCAAATTCGAATGTAGCTTCGCTGCCGGGGTATGATAAGCAAAAAGCCTAGCGCCCCTCCTGTTAGCTATTCTTTCAACAAATTAAAGACAAAGGTGGAAAACTGCCAGCCAGCTTCGCCAGCTAAAGCCTTCTCATAAAATTGCACTTCTCCACTGGTGCTAACCAGAATAACTGTTTGAAATTGGGTGCCATAATTGCCGGTATCCACGAATATAGAGGACATCGCTCTCTCCAATTCAAGGGTAAGACCGGTGCGGGGTAATTCTTCATCGGGAGGCACTTCGGTATCATCCAGGATATTAAATAGCTGCTGGACTGAAAAATCAGCAGCTAAAATGCTGATTAATCGCTCCTTGGCTTTTTTAACTTTAAACCAGGGGGTGTCCAGCAAAGCGTTGCTTAATCCATACACTCCCGGCTGGATAGAGCGGATTTGGTTTTCTATGTTGGAATAATAATAAAGCCCCGCCTGTGTACCCACTACTAAATTAAAAGGATCATATGCTTTTCGCCGGCTCTGGATACCCTGCAGATATTTTACTGGTGCAATGGGGTTTATTAAAAAATCCCGGGTTAAGGTGCCTCGCGAAATAGCAGCTTTTCTAGGTATGGATAAATCACGATAGTTGGTGAGGAAAGCCATGCGCCCTTCTTTGGTTATACCGGTCCAGGTTCCGCCTTTGGCTAAATCGACTCCAGCCAAAATGTTCGGGTATGCCGGCCAAAAATGAGCCGCCCTGGACGGCCTGTCCTTGAATTCATCTCTATTACCTAGAAAAATAAAATCATATTTGGGATGAAATTTATATGCCATTAGCATAGTACACATGCTTTTTCACCTCAGCGATATTATAACACTTGTGCAATATCGTAACACCAAATGTGCACATGGGGTATTTAAGCTGGCCGGCCCACTACACAAAGACCTTTTTGATTCCAATAGACAATACCCTTTTTTGTTATTTTATGATTTAAACCCTAATTACCCAAAAAATCCCCGGCAATTCAACAATCACCGGGGATTTTAATATTTTTCCAAACTGTAAACTTAACACAATTCCACAAGTTTGTCAGGGTTAAGTATTAAATTAGGATCCAATGCTTTTTTTATTGAAGCTATCATTCTCAGCTCAACCGGATTCATAAACTTGGCCATGGCCTTTTTCCTCTTGGCACCAATGCCGTGCTCACCGGATAATTTACCCTCGCAGGCATAAGTGACGAAATAAATTTCTTCAAGCACTTTTTCCTTAACTTCATACCAGGTTGCATCATCCAGGTTTTCTTTCAGTAAGGTTGCGTGCACATTACCGTCGCCCGCGTGACCGAAACAGGGAATTTTAATGGTATACTTTTTAGAAATTTGCTCTATTGCCTCCAGTAATTTGGGGATATTGCTTATCGGGACAACGATATCCTCCATACAATATACCGGGCTTGTAACGCGCAGTGCTTCCGCCAGAACTCTCCTTGGTTTCCAGATTTTATCCTGGTTGGCCTTATCATTACCTATAAATACTTCAAGGCCGCCGTTTTCATAGCAAATACCAGCGATATTTTCGCAATCAGACTCGAGTTGGGCATCGCTGTAAGCTTCAACTTCTATAATAATATAAGCACCTGCGTCGTTGTATGGAAGCTTTCGATCAAGGAATGATTCAGCTGACTTGATACACAGATTGTCCATAAATTCAATGGAAGTGGGGATTACTCCTACAGTGGTCATTATCTTGGGCACAACATTAATGGCAGTTTGCATGTCCGCGAAAGGAACCAGCAAAACCGAATTATACTTGGGTTTAGGCAAGAGTTTAAGATAAATTTTAGTGACCACGCCCAGTGTACCTTCAGAGCCTACCATTAAATGTACTAAATCATAGCCGGTTACGTCTTTGACACACTTACCGCCCAGAGTAATTATTTCCCCTGTAGCCAGAACAACTTCAAGACCATATATATGCTTGCTCGTTGTTCCATATTTTACTGCCTTATTGCCCCCGGCATTGGTGGCCACGTTTCCCCCGATAAAGGAACTGTCGGCGCTGCAGGGATCACCCGCATACAGATAGCCTTCCTCCTGGGCTTTCCTTTGCACGTCCCCCGTGGTAACTCCGGGTTCAACAACCATAAACAGGTTTTCGTTATCTATCTCCAATATGCGGTTCATATTTTCGAGGGACAGTACAATACCACCAATCATGGGAACCGCCCCTGCTGCAAGGCCCGTACCTGCTCCCCGGGGTGTTACGGGAACAAGTTCACGGTTGGCAAGTTTAAGCACTTCCGATACTTGCTGTGCATTATCAGGTTTAACAACTACTTCAGGTAAGTGCTTCCACTCGGCTTCGGGAACTTCATCACCGGCATATGTTTCTAATTTTTCTTGCTCTACAATTACATTACGTGAACCAACAATACTTTGCAAATTTGCTATCATATCTTCGGTCACTTTGTTATAATTCATCGTTAATCCTCCTTGTACAGTAAACTTATTTGGAGGTAGGAACTAATTATGGCATGGTGGTCAGACCTAAAATCCAATCCCATTCTATATACACATGTTCTTATTTTTATTTACCAAACATGTATTCCTCAACACCGGTTAGATGCTGCAGCATGGCTTTGCGTGCAGCGGCGGCATCGGAATTACTTATTGCCCTGTAAATAACCTTGTGTTCACGCAATAGACGAGGGGGATTAACCGGGTCCAGATATAGCCGTTGCCGGGCAACAGCCAGTAATGTGGTCATGGTATCGGCAATAGTGTTCATGAGTTTATATAGCAACGAATTGCCGGCGGCCTGTGCTATGGCAAAATGAAAATTCATATCGGCCATCTCGCCCAGATTACCCTCTTTAAGATCCTGTTCCATTTGCTGCAAAGCATAGGACATTGCCTTGAGCTGTTTTTCATTACTTCGTTTCGCTGCCAGTACAGCAGCCTCAACTTCGAGTATTTTCCTCAGCTCCATTAACTCGCGGGCAGTTTCATCATCCATTGCCAGGGTGGAAAAAGATCGAAGTAGAGCATCAGGTGTGGTATCATTAATAAAAGTGCCCTCACCGGGCTTAACTTTAATAATACCCATCGCCTCCAAAGCACGTAAAGCTTCCCGCACGGCAGAACGGCCTACCTGCATTTTTTCGGCCATTTCCCTTTCCGTCATTAACCTGTCACCGGGATTCAGGACACCTTTGTTAATCATTTCTTTAACTTGTTCAATAATTTCTTCGTATATTTTTCTTGTTTTAATTGGTTTAAAGTACACAATAGTCCTCCCGTTTAACCTTTCAACAAGCTTGTTATTTAAATGTGTATAATATTACATTATATAACGTTAGGACTATCTATACAAACCCTCACACCTTGGAAACAGAGTTGTTCATTAAGACACGCCATTTCAGGGTAGAAGCTGTTCGGCAAGTATTTCGGCAGTATGCTTCACAGTAATATTTTTGTCGCGGCTGTCCAGTCCCCCGTGCAATTGTAAAAGGCATCCGGGACAGTCCAGAGCAAGCAGCTCCGCACCGGAATTAATTATAGATGCCAGTTTCTTTTCCAATATATGCTGAGAAATCTCGGGGTACTTAATTGAATAAGACCCCCCAAAACCACAACACCTGTCCGGGCCCTCCATTTCCACCAATTCCAACCCGGCAGACTTGAGAAGCTCTCTGGGTTCAACCGTAATGCCGAAAACTCCTTTCATATGACAGGAATCATGATAAGTTACTTTTCCGGTGGTTTGCGCCAGCTTCAGGTTTTGTCCACCATTTGACTTTTCGGCCAGCAAAGCAGCAAAGGTATATACTTTACTGCTAAAATTCCTGGCACGTTCACCCCACTTGGGATCACCGGCAAGAGCTTCCACAAAGTGATGCTTTAAAGCATGGGCACATGTAGGGCATGCCGTGGTAATATAATCCACACCGGCCTTTTCAAAAGCAGCAATGTTTTGACGTGCCAGTTCCGCAGCTGTTTCTCTTGATCCCATGTATACTGCAGGCATGCCACAACAAGTTTGCTCCAGGGGAAATACCATTTGCATGCCCATGTGGTGAAGCAGTTTGTATACAGCCACCCCCAGGCGCGGGTAGATAAAATCTGTTAGGCAGCCGGCAAAAAACCCTACCCTTGGTTGCCATTGCTCTTCTTGGGCCACCTTTTTATCATCGAGTGCAACCACAAGATCCCTGAAAGGTTTGTCAGCAATAGCCGGAAGGCTGCGCCCCTCCGTTAAGCCTGCCAGGAATAAGGGCAGGTGACGAACCAGCCCGCCGGTTTGAAAGGGTTTTTGAGCCGCATGGGCAACTTTTAGCAAGCGGTGAAACAGCTTGCGGTTGGGAAGCACTCTTTGCATAACAAATTTCGGTATACCGGGTAAGCCCTTTTTATCGACAACGCGGCTGCGCAATTCCCTTATCAAGCCCGGTATATCAATTTTCCCCGGGCAAAACCTCTTGCATCGTTCACAACCAATACACAGGTTTTGTATGTCGCTGGCATTTTCAAAACCATTAAAGAATGCAGTAAGAATAGTGCCTATGCCACCGGTATACACATGTCCGTAAACATGCCCGCCTACAATTTGAAATACGGGACAAACGTTGAGGCAGGAAGCGCAGCGTATACACTGCAGGGCTTGTTTAAAAACGGGGTCAGCTTGCATTTGGCTGCGGCCATTGTCCAGCAACACTATATGCAGCTCTTTTGGCTTAACATTGCCGCCAGCGTCAATCACGGGGGTTGGTCCTGTAATCATCGTTACATAACTGGTAATTTTTTGGCCCGTAGCGCTGCGTGGAAGTGCTTCCAGAATGGGTTCAACATCTGCGAACTTTTCCACGAGTTTTTCCAGCCCCACAATGGCTACATGTATCGGAGGCAAAGTCGTGGTAAGCCTACCATTACCTTCATTGGTGGTTATAACCAGTGTTCCCGTTTCAGCCACGGCAATATTGGCACCGGATATGCCCATGCCGGCTTCTAAAAATTTCCGGCGCAGTTGTTCCCTGGCCACCTTGACCAGGACAGGTATATCTGAAGAAAGCTGCAGGTTAATTTCTCCGGAAAATACATCTGCGACCTCTCCCCTGGTCATATGGATGGCCGGCATAACCATATGCGACGGTTTTTGTCCGGATAACTGTAATATCCACTCGCCCAGGTCTGTCTCTACAGATTCCAAGCCCTTTTCGTTCAAATACTCGTTCAGGTGAATTTCTTCGCTGGCCATGGACTTGGATTTAACAATTTTTTTTACACCCCTGGCCATGGCCAGATTTAATATATAGTCCCTGGCTTCCTGAGCATTCTTTGCCCTGTATACCTTCGCGCCGCGAGAAAGCATGTTTTGCGTAAACCGGTCAGCCAGCTCTTCCATACGA
This window contains:
- the ldhH gene encoding L-lactate dehydrogenase (quinone) large subunit LdhH, which codes for MKNNIKEALANPNLRGALGRFGNDYLVSREKAYTGKNFEELREKISSIKRSAAGRMEELADRFTQNMLSRGAKVYRAKNAQEARDYILNLAMARGVKKIVKSKSMASEEIHLNEYLNEKGLESVETDLGEWILQLSGQKPSHMVMPAIHMTRGEVADVFSGEINLQLSSDIPVLVKVAREQLRRKFLEAGMGISGANIAVAETGTLVITTNEGNGRLTTTLPPIHVAIVGLEKLVEKFADVEPILEALPRSATGQKITSYVTMITGPTPVIDAGGNVKPKELHIVLLDNGRSQMQADPVFKQALQCIRCASCLNVCPVFQIVGGHVYGHVYTGGIGTILTAFFNGFENASDIQNLCIGCERCKRFCPGKIDIPGLIRELRSRVVDKKGLPGIPKFVMQRVLPNRKLFHRLLKVAHAAQKPFQTGGLVRHLPLFLAGLTEGRSLPAIADKPFRDLVVALDDKKVAQEEQWQPRVGFFAGCLTDFIYPRLGVAVYKLLHHMGMQMVFPLEQTCCGMPAVYMGSRETAAELARQNIAAFEKAGVDYITTACPTCAHALKHHFVEALAGDPKWGERARNFSSKVYTFAALLAEKSNGGQNLKLAQTTGKVTYHDSCHMKGVFGITVEPRELLKSAGLELVEMEGPDRCCGFGGSYSIKYPEISQHILEKKLASIINSGAELLALDCPGCLLQLHGGLDSRDKNITVKHTAEILAEQLLP
- a CDS encoding FAD-binding oxidoreductase: MNYNKVTEDMIANLQSIVGSRNVIVEQEKLETYAGDEVPEAEWKHLPEVVVKPDNAQQVSEVLKLANRELVPVTPRGAGTGLAAGAVPMIGGIVLSLENMNRILEIDNENLFMVVEPGVTTGDVQRKAQEEGYLYAGDPCSADSSFIGGNVATNAGGNKAVKYGTTSKHIYGLEVVLATGEIITLGGKCVKDVTGYDLVHLMVGSEGTLGVVTKIYLKLLPKPKYNSVLLVPFADMQTAINVVPKIMTTVGVIPTSIEFMDNLCIKSAESFLDRKLPYNDAGAYIIIEVEAYSDAQLESDCENIAGICYENGGLEVFIGNDKANQDKIWKPRRVLAEALRVTSPVYCMEDIVVPISNIPKLLEAIEQISKKYTIKIPCFGHAGDGNVHATLLKENLDDATWYEVKEKVLEEIYFVTYACEGKLSGEHGIGAKRKKAMAKFMNPVELRMIASIKKALDPNLILNPDKLVELC
- a CDS encoding NRDE family protein, giving the protein MCTMLMAYKFHPKYDFIFLGNRDEFKDRPSRAAHFWPAYPNILAGVDLAKGGTWTGITKEGRMAFLTNYRDLSIPRKAAISRGTLTRDFLINPIAPVKYLQGIQSRRKAYDPFNLVVGTQAGLYYYSNIENQIRSIQPGVYGLSNALLDTPWFKVKKAKERLISILAADFSVQQLFNILDDTEVPPDEELPRTGLTLELERAMSSIFVDTGNYGTQFQTVILVSTSGEVQFYEKALAGEAGWQFSTFVFNLLKE
- a CDS encoding FadR/GntR family transcriptional regulator: MYFKPIKTRKIYEEIIEQVKEMINKGVLNPGDRLMTEREMAEKMQVGRSAVREALRALEAMGIIKVKPGEGTFINDTTPDALLRSFSTLAMDDETARELMELRKILEVEAAVLAAKRSNEKQLKAMSYALQQMEQDLKEGNLGEMADMNFHFAIAQAAGNSLLYKLMNTIADTMTTLLAVARQRLYLDPVNPPRLLREHKVIYRAISNSDAAAARKAMLQHLTGVEEYMFGK